The following are encoded in a window of Xyrauchen texanus isolate HMW12.3.18 chromosome 42, RBS_HiC_50CHRs, whole genome shotgun sequence genomic DNA:
- the LOC127634962 gene encoding eukaryotic translation elongation factor 1 epsilon-1-like: MALRELSSLEKYLGLKKPNKYSTQGDKKVPVLQNSNGPSLVGLVTIATHLVHEAKRAELLGASAEQRAVVQQWLEYRIIRLDSYSKDELKLILKELNLYLEDKVYLAGNIFTLADILLYYGIHHIIVDLAIQEKEHYLNVTRWFDHIQHYPGVRHHLPPVVILRNRIYPSGHY; encoded by the exons ATGGCGCTGCGGGAGCTGAGCTCGCTGGAGAAATATTTAGGATTAAAGAAGCCCAATAAATACAGCACACAGGGAGACAAAAAG GTCCCTGTTCTCCAAAACAGCAATGGACCGTCATTGGTTGGTCTGGTCACCATAGCAACTCATCTGGTTCATGAAGCTAAGAGAGCAGAGCTGTTAGGGGCCAGTGCTGAGCAGAGAGCTGTGGTGCAGCAGTGGCTTGAGTACAGAATCATCCGACTGGACAGCTATTCTAAAGATGAGCTCAAACTTATACTGAAG GAACTTAACCTGTACCTGGAGGACAAAGTTTACTTGGCTGGGAACATCTTCACGCTGGCAGACATTCTCCTGTACTATGGGATTCATCACATTATT GTGGATTTGGCCATACAGGAGAAAGAGCATTATCTGAACGTCACCAGATGGTTTGATCATATCCAGCATTATCCAGGTGTACGACACCATCTGCCTCCTGTGGTGATTCTGAGGAACAGAATTTACCCCAGTGGTCACTACTGA